The genomic DNA TGCATTGAAACCTGTATCGCACGTAACTGGCGTTTATCGATGCAGACGCATAAGTATCTGAATATCGCCTAAGACGCTGTTCTTAACCCAGGGCGAGGGGCAATCCGCCTCGCCCGTGGTTTTTTCGTCGGCTGGATAAGGCGACGCCGGCACTGGTCAATTTGCACCGTAGTGCCTGATTGCGCTGCGCTTAGCAGGCCTGCTGATTATTACCTGGCGGCCTCATTCATCAGCTTCGAGAAACGGTCCATCGGACAGAAACCGTTGGCATCCACCGGGCAGCCTTTCAACGCCAGCGTGACGCGCTGTGGCGGTGTTTCCAGCGTCAGCTTATCGGCATTACGCAACTGTTCGGTGCTCTGATAAACGTACTCAATTTTCATTAAGTCCCGATTTTCTTTTGCGTCATGCCAGCGCTGGAAAACGATTTTTCCGCCAATGGGCGTACGCTCATATTGGCCAGGAAGCGTGTAGGCGTCGAAATCGAGCGCGGTTAACAGCGAAGCAATGTTGGAATCATGGCCGACTAATACGGTCACTTTTGGCGCTTTTGCCGCCTCGGTCACCAGCGCATTATCGATATATTTTACCAGCGGTTTTGCGACGTTCTGCGCCACTTCCGTTGAGGTAAACAGGCTATCCTGGTAGCCGTTTTTCAGCTGCGACAGCAGTTGCCACTGCTTATCCGTTTTAATTTCACCCCATGCCACCTGATCCAGCGGGAAACCTTCGTAATATTGCAGCGTAAACGCATCGACGAGCGAGTTACCCACCGCCAGCGGGCCTTTCACGCTCGGCTCTTTTTGGTAGTTAGCGCTAAAGCTGTCTTTTGCTTCGCTCAGAGAGCACTGCTGTTTTTCTTTGCAGGACGGAGAGTCCTGATAGCGAATGATTTGCGACAGCAGTTTAAAGCTTTCGTCCAGATGTTTACCCTGGCGCTCTTTTTCCATCGCCTGCACCGCTTTTTCGCGGAAGGCGTCAGAATCATTGGTGATCACTGGGTTAAACGTAGGGTCCATTGTGCCCATTTTTTCTTGATGGTGGACCACAATATCGCAGCCGGGGACGGCGCCGTTGATAAAGAACTGAGCGGTGGCGACGGTACGTTGCAGGCTATTGGCATAGGCGTAAACGCTGTTCGGCGGCGGGCATTCTCCGCTGGTGACCAGACCCTGCTGCGCCAGCCACTCGCGCATATAGTGCCCCATATACACCTCCAGAATGCCGCCCTTGGTGGTGAGCTGGCCGCCAGGAACT from Klebsiella sp. WP3-W18-ESBL-02 includes the following:
- the agp gene encoding bifunctional glucose-1-phosphatase/inositol phosphatase, which encodes MKKTFLAVALSALCIASGASAATTTEDGYQLQQVLVMSRHNLRAPLATNGSVLQQSTPNAWPTWEVPGGQLTTKGGILEVYMGHYMREWLAQQGLVTSGECPPPNSVYAYANSLQRTVATAQFFINGAVPGCDIVVHHQEKMGTMDPTFNPVITNDSDAFREKAVQAMEKERQGKHLDESFKLLSQIIRYQDSPSCKEKQQCSLSEAKDSFSANYQKEPSVKGPLAVGNSLVDAFTLQYYEGFPLDQVAWGEIKTDKQWQLLSQLKNGYQDSLFTSTEVAQNVAKPLVKYIDNALVTEAAKAPKVTVLVGHDSNIASLLTALDFDAYTLPGQYERTPIGGKIVFQRWHDAKENRDLMKIEYVYQSTEQLRNADKLTLETPPQRVTLALKGCPVDANGFCPMDRFSKLMNEAAR